The genome window AGTCCTGTGGAGGCCCTGGTAGAGGGTCTGGGTCAGAGGGTCCTGGTCTGGATCAGAGGGTCTGGGTCAGAGGGTCCTGGTCTAGATCAGAGGGTCTGGGTCAGAGGGTCCTGGTCTGGTCAGAGGGTCCTGGTCTAGATCAGAGGGTCCTGGTCTGGAGGGTGTTTACAGTGTAAACCTGCCTGTGGCTCCTGAGGagcctgttttctttatttattcagatttatttaaagtttgttctgatgtttgaataaaatcattttgtctttaaatctTCGTCTCGTTGATCATCTGTGCtcagaccttcatcatcatcttcatcatcaggtTTAACAGGTCTCAGCTTCTGTTCCTCCATCACTGATCACATCACGACAGGAACATCATCAGCAACATGAGCTGAAACAACATGAAGGGTCTGTTCTCAGTCTGAGTCTGTATTGATCATAGATCAGATGTATTGATCACAGATCAGATGTATTGATCATAGATCAGATGTATTGATCACAGATCAGGTGTATTGATAGATAGATCAGATGGGTTACTTCAGTTTAGCTCAGTtcatattaaatgtgtttgttttaacaacATGAtgaccccccaccaccccagTGTGGAGtctgcctctctgctgttttcccacactcctccccccccccccccccagcttcctgctgctgagtcacactgtgtttaatgtgtgtgtgtaacatcaCCTGTGTGTGACCGTGGGAAGTCTGTGATgtcagcaggtgtgtgtggagctgcaggTCTGGTTCCCAGGTGAGAGCAGgtggctacacacacacacacacacacacacacacacacagtaacatcaTAAATCAGAGGGTTAGTCTCCATAAAACTGAACTGAGGTCagaatgatgtgtgtgtgtggggggggggggggtcacttCTTCTCTAAATGATTTAATGATAATAACCCTCTCACTGTCTCTTATTACAGAgtaaagccacacacacacacacacacacacacacacacacacacacacacacacacatctcctcaCCAGAGATTAATGTCACACAGCTGACCAATATCTGATCAATACCTGATCAACGTGTCTGATCTCAGAGCAGCAGGTCGACTCTCCTCCTGTTTAATGGAGCTGACGCTGCCTTCACTGTCACTAAAACCAGGAGGGAAATCACATgatcacaaactgcagcagaagaAAACGCAGACCAGAGATCATCTGTTAAACCTTTTTATTCACAGAGGCTTTGACTTTTCCACAGGAAGTGAAGGCAACACCACCTTTACAAAAGGTATTTAACCACAGACCGACCCTGAACCAGAGTCCACATGAACCAGAGTCCACATGAACCAGAGTCCACATGAAGACCACGTCTGTACATTACAGTGCATCAACAGAGCACAGACTGTTCACCTGAGCACAGATGAGACTCTTCAACCTGAAGAAACAAACATCCCTCTGATCTAGACCCTCTGACCCAGACCCTCTGACCCAGACCCTCTGATCCAGACCAGGACCCTCTGACCCAGACCCTCTACCAGGGCCTCCACAGGACTCTGTTGGGGGGGGGCAGCTGCTTCCCTGCAGCCTGGACGTGGCCGTGGGAGGAGCAGAGGTTGGGTCCTGTGGCGGCAGCAGGGTGGAGGTGCTGCAGGTGCAGCGTGGCCTCCTTCAGGGAGTCCTGGGACAGGAAGCGCAGCGTCTCGTCCCAGCAGCGGGAGTATCCGTGGGTGTTGGGGCTGGTCGGCCGCAGGCGGCGCTTCAGGAACGCCACGGTCATCTCCAGCACGTCGGCCTTCTCCAGCTTGGCGTTGGGGTCCTGTCGGCGGaactcctcctccagcaggacctTGAGCTGCTCGATGCAGCCGTTGATGCGATCTCTGCGCATCTTCTCCACCTGCGGTTTCCTGAGCTGcagacagaagaggaaggaggtCAGGAAGACGTGGAGAGGACGGAGCTGACGGAGacacagagacggagagagggaggagaggctgcagagcaggacttactttgtgtctgtctttggtGGAGAGCAGTGAGAGGGGACAGTGTGTGGTGTTGGTCGGAGCCATGGTGGAGCAGAGTGAGCTGTGATGGACCGAGGAGCCCTCTCCTCTATTTATAGGCCACATTAGCATCACAAAGCCATGAGTCCCAGGCAGGAGCAGCTTTCCcacagtctgaggccagtgggCGAGGCCGAGCCACCAGGAGAGAGGCAGCTATTACCTCCTGGTTAACTGAGCGGGGGGAGGTGAAGGTACAGAGCCCCCCCCACCAGAGGCTCCCTCCACTTTATTACCTGGGAAccttcctgtgtctctgtgagcagctgctgcagatgttcagctgctcacacacacacacacacacacacacacacacacacacacacagactgagacacacacactgattctcTGATCAGTTTATTGTctctgtgggggggggggtcacagtTCACTGCAACCATAAATTCTgtctacccccccccccccgtgtgGCGCGTGGATGTGTGTTGAAGACGTGTGCACGAGGAACCCCCCCCCACAGGACGGGGGTCAGTCATCAATAACCTGATCCTGGAGAGAGAGCGCGTGACATTCGCGCCACGCTCCGTCTGTCTGAGacaggaagggggggggggggtctgtcTGCAGTCCGGACTTTATGACGGGTCCAGACTGTGGGAACCTCTCAGGTGTGAAGAGTCCACGCACGCGGAGCCCCTCCTGGTCTTATAAATACCGGACCCGAAGAGCCTGGTCTGACTGACAGAGACCAGGACCCGGACTGAGGACCGACTCTGTGATGGCTCCTGTGACTCAGACCGGACCCGAGGACAAGCCTGGACCTGTGGACTCCAACAAGGTGagacccccccccacacacacacacacaccctgacccCAGCTCCAGCCAGGTCCAGCCGGGTCCCGGTTCTAACCCGTCCTCTGCTCCTTCAGCAGCGGAGGCTCGCGGTGGAGAAGGCTCGAAGGGACCGGATCAGCTGCAGCATCGAGCAGCTGCGGACTCTGCTGGACCCGGAGCGGAGCGGCGCCCCCCGCCTGGAGAGGGTCGACGTCCTGGAGCTGGCCGTGGGGCTCCTGAGGCAGAGGGCCGTGGCCCCCCGCGTGGCCCCCAGCTACTCCCGCGGCTTCTCGCAGTGTCTGCAGGAGACCCTGCGCCACCTGTCGCTGCACGCGCCGCTGCGGCCCGCGGAGCGCGAGGAGATCAAGCGCTTCTACGTGCGGCAGAGAGCGGCGCTGCAGCGGCACGTGTCCGGGGAGCAGCGGCGGAGGACGGCGGCCAGGAAGCGGTCAGGATCCCGGTCTGCCGCGCGGTGCCACGGCGCCCTGTGGAGGCCGTGGTGACGTGTTTCCGGTCAGGACTACTTCTCTATGGACAAGCTGTGACTCAGACCCACGTGTCTGCCGGAAGCTTGGATCAGGTGTGCAACATTTGCACGTTCTCAGACAGGTGGTGAAAAGGTGTAACCTGCTGTGTGATGCCTTTTGTAAAGGTGGGAACAGGTGAGAGACCACGTGACGGCGACTGCTCCTGTGACTGattaaaactgtattaaacATTCCTCATGTTCAGATGTGTTCAGGCTCCTCTGTCAGTGTGGGACTCTGCagcttcatcacacacacacacacacacacacacacacacacacacacacacacacacttattaaTAATATCATGATGATCATTAGTGACAGTAACTGGTTCATTCATCAGGAgaaactgacctcagatcagagtTTGGTGAAGAGGCTCTTTAATTCTTAAAGTCACAGACACTGATGTTAGAAAGTCTGAGTAACAAACAGCTTCTTCAGGGAGTAAAACTCAGATCACAGTTCCTCTTTCTGTAAACACCTGAGCAGGACGTGAATCGACCTGCAGGTAACAGGTACCAGGTGTGACCACTTGGTGGCAGTGCGTGTTAAAGTTAAAGTGTTAAAGCCAggttcacttcctgtctgtcagaggaGGTGCTGCAGGTTGATTCATGTAGAACAGGATTACAGGTGCACTGATCCTCAGGGTTCAGGGTCAGCAGGTGATCATGGAGCAGACTGAAAACCAGATCCTCCTGAAGTCCAGGACCCAGTGGCAGAAGGTGGAGGCTTCAGGTGCAGCAGTGAATCATTAAAGGTCTCTGATCCACAGTCTCAGTCTGAAGCTGTCCTGACACAGAGCGACCACAGGGGGGCGTTAGACTGAAGACTGACAGGTCTGTGCGGTCCAGTCCTGAACCAGGTCCTCTCTCAGGTCACATCAGTCACCTGCTCTGGGAGCTGGAGGTCACCTGTCCCAGGTGTGTTCAGTTTCCTCCTCCATGGGGGGTCAGGGTTAGTCCAGTCCTCGGTGTTTCATAGACTGTGActgagtgaggagaggaggctcTGCTCATTCATCAACACTGGTTTTATTCCTCAGTTCTTTCTGCATTAATAAAGAGGACGGGTCACCTGAGTTCAATCATTTAACTCGGTTTGTGAAACATTTATTCTACAGATGAGACCAGAGGGAAACGTGATTTCACTGCTTCAAAAGAGTCAGTGTTTGAGTCTGTCCCCAGGTTTAACCTGGACCTGGTCTGATGTCTTACAGCAGTCTCAGTCTGTTGATCTGCTCCAGGTCTGATCAGTGCGGCTCTGTTTTAATCAGTAAAGGTTTAATAAAGTTGTTAACAGCTTCCACACTTTATCTACATGTGTATGATAAAACACAGTTATTCCTGGAGCACAGACTCCTTCAGTTCTGTGTCTCTAACTCTCCTCATCATCTCAAACTTCAGCGTCATTTTTGTTTCGCGTTTTGCGCAGAGACGTGTTTTGTCGCAGCTGCCGCTCCGTAGTGCGAGAGGCGTTGACAGAGAGGACTGTTGTGGTGGACATTCTGCTTCTCCTCCGGACCGCAGCCGAACACGTCCCGTGTGTCAGTCCGAACACTGGACACAGTGCCGGGCCTCAGGTGGAAGAGCGGTCCGTTTCACCTGAAGCAGCGGTACGTGCTGACGTCGAGTCCATTCAGCCgttagctgctgctgttagcCGCTGTTAGCTGCCGTTAGCTGCTGTTAGCCGCTGCTGTTAGCCACCTGCTAACACTGAGCAGCCGGGGCAGGGCAGGGGGGAGTCCGGGGGAGAAGGC of Lates calcarifer isolate ASB-BC8 linkage group LG12, TLL_Latcal_v3, whole genome shotgun sequence contains these proteins:
- the LOC108890685 gene encoding transcription factor HES-5-like — protein: MAPVTQTGPEDKPGPVDSNKQRRLAVEKARRDRISCSIEQLRTLLDPERSGAPRLERVDVLELAVGLLRQRAVAPRVAPSYSRGFSQCLQETLRHLSLHAPLRPAEREEIKRFYVRQRAALQRHVSGEQRRRTAARKRSGSRSAARCHGALWRPW
- the LOC108890684 gene encoding transcription factor HES-5; translated protein: MLMWPINRGEGSSVHHSSLCSTMAPTNTTHCPLSLLSTKDRHKLRKPQVEKMRRDRINGCIEQLKVLLEEEFRRQDPNAKLEKADVLEMTVAFLKRRLRPTSPNTHGYSRCWDETLRFLSQDSLKEATLHLQHLHPAAATGPNLCSSHGHVQAAGKQLPPPNRVLWRPW